The proteins below come from a single Tachysurus fulvidraco isolate hzauxx_2018 chromosome 26, HZAU_PFXX_2.0, whole genome shotgun sequence genomic window:
- the pole3 gene encoding DNA polymerase epsilon subunit 3 has translation MAERPEDLNLPNAVITRIIKEALPDGVNVSKEARRAISQAASVFVLYATSCANSFAMKAKRKTLNAGDVMSAMEEMEFERFLPPLREALEAYKKGQKGKKEASEQKRKDKEKKNGTEENDKSREEEEEEEEHMEDEQDGENEGDEEDVEN, from the exons ATGGCGGAGAGACCAGAGGACCTGAACTTGCCCAACGCTGTCATCACCCGCATTATCAAGGAGGCT TTACCAGATGGTGTCAATGTGTCCAAAGAGGCAAGAAGAGCGATATCTCAAGCAGCCAGCGTATTTGTTTTATATGCAACATCATG TGCCAACAGTTTTGCTATGAAAGCCAAAAGGAAGACTCTAAATGCTGGGGATGTGATGTCCGCTATGGAGGAGATGGAGTTTGAGCGTTTCTTGCCACCTCTGCGTGAGGCTCTCGAGG CCTACAAAAAGGGccagaaggggaaaaaagaggcGTCGGAGCAGAAACGCAAGGACAAAGAGAAGAAGAACGGCACAGAGGAAAATGACAAGagcagagaggaagaagaagaggaagaggagcacATGGAGGATGAGCAGGAtggagagaatgagggagaTGAGGAGGATGTGGAGAACTGA